The following are encoded together in the Drosophila biarmipes strain raj3 chromosome 3L, RU_DBia_V1.1, whole genome shotgun sequence genome:
- the LOC108035618 gene encoding hsp90 co-chaperone Cdc37 — protein MVDYSKWKNIEISDDEDDTHPNIDTPSLFRWRHQARVERMAEMDQEKDELKKKRQSFQARLMDVKERISKKDGDEAALKKELEKIEAEGKELDRIEAEMIKREKKTPWNVDTISKPGFEKTVINKKAGRKPDENLSEEEREQRMKQFVKENEKLCKQYGMLRKYDDSKRFLQDHLHLVCEETANYLVIWSINLEMEEKHELMAHVAHQCICMQYILELAKQLDVDPRACVSSFFSKIQHCQPEYRAQFESEIEGFKGRIQKRAQEKIQEAIAQAEEEERKERLGPGGLDPADVFESLPDELKACFESRDVELLQKTIAAMPVDVAKLHMKRCVDSGLWVPNAADLEDAKKDEEGSDSDDAAGGAEKTDDAKSESAAKEEPIYTGVSTEDVD, from the exons ATGGTGGACTACAGCAAGTGGAAGAACATCGAG ATTTCCGACGACGAGGATGACACCCACCCCAACATCGACACGCCTTCCCTGTTCCGCTGGCGACACCAGGCGCGCGTGGAGCGCATGGCCGAGATGGACCAGGAGAAGGACGAGCTGAAGAAGAAGCGCCAGAGCTTCCAGGCGCGCCTCATGGACGTCAAGGAGCGGATCTCGAAGAAGGACGGCGACGAGGCGGCCCTAAAG AAAGAGCTCGAGAAGATCGAGGCCGAGGGCAAGGAGCTGGACCGCATCGAGGCCGAGATGATTAAGAGGGAGAAGAAGACGCCCTGGAACGTGGACACCATCAGCAAGCCCGGCTTCGAGAAGACGGTGATCAACAAGAAGGCCGGCCGCAAGCCAGACGAGAATCTGTCCGAGGAGGAGCGCGAACAGCGCATGAAGCAGTTCGTCAAGGAGAACGAGAAGCTCTGCAAGCAGTACGGCATGCTCCGCAAGTACGACGACTCCAAGCGATTCCTGCAGGACCACCTGCACCTCGTGTGCGAGGAGACGGCCAACTACCTGGTGATCTGGTCCATCAACCTGGAGATGGAGGAGAAGCACGAGCTGATGGCCCACGTGGCGCATCAGTGTATCTGCATGCAGTACATCCTGGAGCTGGCCAAGCAGCTGGACGTGGATCCGCGCGCCTGCGTCAGCTCCTTCTTCTCCAAGATCCAGCACTGTCAGCCCGAGTACCGGGCGCAGTTCGAGAGCGAAATCGAGGGTTTCAAGGGGCGCATCCAGAAGCGGGCCCAGGAGAAGATCCAGGAGGCGATAGCCCAGGCCGAAGAGGAGGAGCGAAAGGAGCGCCTGGGACCTGGCGGCCTGGACCCAGCCGATGTCTTCGAATCCCTGCCCGAT GAGCTGAAGGCCTGTTTCGAGTCACGCGATGTGGAGCTGCTGCAGaagaccatcgccgccatgcCCGTGGACGTGGCCAAGCTGCACATGAAGCGCTGCGTGGACTCCGGCCTCTGGGTGCCCAATGCCGCCGACTTGGAGGATGCCAAGAAGGACGAGGAGGGCTCAGACTCGGATGACGCCGCCGGTGGCGCGGAGAAGACCGACGATGCCAAGTCGGAGAGCGCGGCCAAGGAGGAGCCCATCTACACTGGCGTCAGCACCGAGGACGTTGACTGA
- the LOC108035619 gene encoding dnaJ homolog subfamily B member 13, with the protein MNRPELDYYAVLDQPRGATKEQLTLAYRRLAIRLCPHRDKKDEQDFVPLAQEGRLTHLSPMGEPRQWAYINMAFDVLGNDLYRAIYDRYGEAGLFEGVMLPNGYFPPYQYDGDHMKVYERVFGSYSPYANVIDAIANPPSLYATRQHGIGVRSKDASTERIIELSLEEVRTGCVKLMNVWRQEIVDAKESRLEKRKHTLKLSIAPGTTAGTRFCFKEEGDRYPATIPGDIIFIAADKPHPDFERRNHHDLVYRQCIDLCQAFTGLTFFIPTLDKRQLKVVITDVVQPGYTKVIPLEGLPKCRNLDAVTAIKEANKKVEQFGDLIIEFNYIFPKYLTPHMKQMTREFFREFRKLERELQEEEERNMG; encoded by the exons ATGAACCGACCGGAGCTGGACTACTACGCGGTGCTGGACCAGCCCAGGGGAGCCACCAAGGAGCAGCTGACGCTGGCCTACCGCCGACTGGCCATTCGCCTGTGCCCGCACCGCGACAAGAAGGACGAGCAGGATTTCGTGCCGCTGGCCCAGGAGGGTCGTCTCACGCACCTCTCGCCCATGGGCGAGCCCAGGCAGTGGGCCTACATCAACATGGCCTTCGATGTGCTGGGCAACGATCTCTACCGCGCCATCTACGACCGGTACGGCGAGGCGGGCCTATTCGAGGGAGTGATGCTGCCCAACGGCTACTTTCCGCCGTATCAGTACGATGGCGACCACATGAAGGTCTACGAGCGCGTCTTCGGCAGCTACTCGCCCTATGCCAATGTGATCGATGCCATCGCCAATCCGCCCAGCTTGTACGCCACCCGGCAGCATGGCATCGGGGTGCGCTCCAAGGACGCCAGCACGGAGCGCATCATCGAGCTGTCGCTGGAGGAGGTGCGCACTGGCTGCGTCAAGCTGATGAACGTGTGGCGCCAGGAGATCGTGGACGCCAAGGAGTCGCGGCTGGAGAAGCGCAAGCACACGCTGAAGCTGAGCATCGCCCCGGGCACCACGGCCGGCACGCGCTTCTGCTTCAAGGAGGAGGGCGATCGCTATCCGGCCACCATACCGGGCGACATCATCTTCATAGCCGCCGACAAGCCGCATCCGGACTTCGAGCGGCGGAACCACCACGACCTGGTCTACAGGCAGTGCATTGACCTGTGCCAGGCCTTCACCGGCCTCACGTTCTTCATTCCCACGCTGGACAAGCGCCAGCTGAAGGTGGTCATCACGGACGTAGTGCAGCCGGGCTACACGAAGGTGATTCCACTCGAGGGACTGCCCAAGTGCCGCAACTTGGACGCAGTGACGGCTATAAAAGAGGCCAACAAGAAGGTGGAGCAGTTCGGGGATCTCATCATAGAATTCAATT ATATTTTCCCCAAGTATTTGACGCCGCACATGAAGCAAATGACCCGCGAGTTTTTCCGCGAATTCCGCAAGCTGGAACGTGAgctgcaggaggaggaggagcgcaACATGGGTTAA